A region of Zetaproteobacteria bacterium DNA encodes the following proteins:
- a CDS encoding tRNA guanosine(34) transglycosylase Tgt: protein MSRPARTAGCRFTVTAEDPSSFARCGRLELARGVIETPVFMPVGTQATVKAMTPRDLTEEIGAQIILGNTYHLMLRPGAEVIRALGGLHRFMGWPGPILTDSGGFQVWSLGKLCRIEPEGVRFRSHIDGSEWFLGPKQSMAVQQALGSDIVMAFDECTPYPATRDEAAASMLRSMRWAADCRRHLPPDGGQALFGIVQGGIYGDLRRESLERLGGLELDGIAIGGLSVGEPKEEMLAVLDALAPHLPKEKPHYVMGVGTPQDLIRAIDRGIDMFDCVMPTRNARNGTLFTDQGKINIKNAVHRCDPAPVMKGCTCYTCRHFSRAYLRHLHISGEILGARLNTLHNLHYYCALMRRARAAIADGDWPRFRDDFLRSGR from the coding sequence GTGAGCCGCCCCGCCCGGACGGCGGGGTGCCGCTTCACCGTCACCGCCGAAGACCCCTCCTCGTTCGCCCGCTGCGGTCGGCTGGAGCTGGCCCGGGGCGTGATCGAAACCCCGGTCTTCATGCCGGTCGGCACCCAGGCGACGGTCAAGGCGATGACCCCGCGCGACCTCACCGAGGAGATCGGCGCACAGATCATCCTCGGCAACACCTACCACCTGATGCTCCGTCCGGGCGCCGAGGTGATCCGTGCGCTGGGCGGCCTGCACCGCTTCATGGGCTGGCCGGGGCCGATCCTGACCGACTCCGGCGGCTTCCAGGTCTGGTCGCTGGGCAAGCTCTGCCGCATCGAGCCGGAGGGGGTGCGCTTCCGCTCGCACATCGACGGATCCGAATGGTTCCTCGGGCCGAAGCAGAGCATGGCGGTGCAGCAGGCGCTGGGCAGCGACATCGTCATGGCCTTCGACGAATGCACCCCCTACCCCGCCACCCGCGACGAGGCGGCGGCCTCCATGCTCCGGTCGATGCGCTGGGCGGCCGACTGCCGGCGCCACCTGCCGCCGGATGGAGGACAGGCGCTCTTCGGCATCGTGCAGGGCGGCATCTACGGTGACCTGCGGCGGGAGAGCCTGGAGCGGCTTGGCGGGCTGGAGCTCGACGGCATCGCCATCGGCGGCCTGTCGGTGGGCGAGCCGAAGGAGGAGATGCTGGCCGTGCTCGATGCGCTGGCCCCGCACCTGCCGAAGGAAAAACCGCACTATGTCATGGGGGTGGGCACGCCGCAGGACCTGATTCGCGCCATCGACCGCGGCATCGACATGTTCGACTGCGTCATGCCGACGCGCAATGCGCGCAACGGCACGCTGTTTACCGACCAGGGCAAGATCAATATCAAGAACGCCGTCCACCGGTGCGATCCGGCGCCGGTGATGAAGGGTTGCACCTGCTACACCTGCCGCCACTTCTCGCGCGCCTACCTGCGCCATCTCCACATCAGCGGCGAAATCCTGGGCGCAAGGTTGAATACGCTGCACAACCTCCACTACTATTGCGCGCTCATGCGCCGGGCCAGGGCGGCGATCGCCGATGGAGACTGGCCGCGGTTCCGGGACGATTTCCTGCGCTCCGGGCGGTGA
- the yajC gene encoding preprotein translocase subunit YajC, producing MRQTTAAALQLVAVPNLAFAAGGPGAAGGAAGGFASLIPLLLIMAIFYFLLIRPQQKRYKAHREMISGLKKGDRVITAGGIYGKVVDVQEEQLKVEIADGVRVRIKRDTVSSLAD from the coding sequence ATGCGACAGACAACGGCGGCGGCACTACAGCTGGTTGCCGTCCCGAATCTCGCCTTCGCGGCAGGCGGCCCGGGCGCGGCGGGAGGCGCCGCCGGCGGCTTCGCCTCCCTGATCCCGCTGCTCCTGATCATGGCGATCTTCTATTTCCTGCTCATCCGGCCGCAGCAGAAGCGCTACAAGGCCCACCGGGAGATGATCTCCGGCCTGAAGAAGGGGGACCGGGTGATCACCGCCGGCGGCATCTATGGCAAGGTGGTCGACGTACAGGAAGAGCAGCTCAAGGTGGAGATCGCCGACGGCGTACGGGTGCGCATCAAGCGCGACACCGTCTCATCGCTGGCGGATTAG
- the secD gene encoding protein translocase subunit SecD, whose amino-acid sequence MHSFARWKYWLIAAVLLVSLMGALPNVIRVPGWWPGILSHPLNLGLDLKGGVHLVLDVDVEKAVARSVEEDLGLVRRLLRENRIRYQRLEAEGPLLTVTLRDPADGPAAEKLLDDQLPTYSMRRSGAAIRLTLDEKEAEEIRKFAVDQVIEVVRNRIDALGTTEPVIVKQGKRRVLVQIPGYEDTARAKALIGRTALLEFKLVDEKGDLDKALATGHPPPGDIIVYGKKEMRGGKLVAQPYLLKKRTELSGSEVADARVSIDSRFNEYAVTLKFNNKGARRFDKLTKAHVGERFAIILEGVVQSAPVIRERISGGTAQITGNFTPQEARDLAIVLRAGALPAPVKVVEERSIGPSLGQDSVEQGAESIVIGALLVLLFMAVYYRAFGLIANVALLFNMLLIVAAMSMIGATLTLPGMAGIVLTIGMAVDANVLIFERIREELHLGKTPLAAIDGGYDKAFSTIVDANITTLIAAIVLFQFGSGPVKGFAVTLSVGILASMFTAITVTRAIVALTVTRGGRRPARLSI is encoded by the coding sequence ATGCACTCCTTCGCCCGCTGGAAGTACTGGCTGATCGCTGCCGTGCTGCTGGTCTCGCTGATGGGGGCGCTGCCCAACGTGATCCGCGTGCCGGGCTGGTGGCCGGGGATCCTCAGCCATCCGCTCAACCTGGGGCTCGACCTCAAGGGCGGAGTCCACCTGGTGCTCGACGTCGACGTGGAGAAGGCGGTGGCCCGCAGTGTCGAGGAGGATCTCGGCCTGGTGCGCCGCCTGCTGCGGGAGAACCGCATCCGCTACCAGCGGCTGGAGGCCGAAGGGCCCCTGCTCACCGTGACGCTGCGCGACCCCGCCGACGGGCCGGCGGCGGAGAAGCTGCTCGATGACCAGCTTCCCACCTACTCCATGCGCCGCAGCGGCGCCGCCATCCGCCTCACCCTCGACGAGAAGGAGGCGGAAGAGATCCGCAAGTTCGCCGTCGATCAGGTGATCGAGGTGGTGCGCAACCGCATCGATGCGCTGGGCACCACCGAGCCGGTGATCGTCAAACAGGGCAAACGGCGGGTGCTGGTGCAGATCCCCGGCTACGAGGACACCGCCCGCGCCAAGGCGCTGATCGGTCGCACCGCGCTGCTCGAGTTCAAGCTGGTCGACGAGAAGGGAGACCTCGACAAGGCGCTGGCCACCGGCCATCCGCCGCCGGGGGACATCATCGTCTACGGCAAGAAGGAGATGCGCGGCGGCAAGCTGGTCGCCCAGCCCTACCTGCTGAAGAAGCGCACCGAGCTCTCCGGCAGCGAGGTGGCCGACGCCCGCGTCTCGATCGACTCGCGCTTCAACGAATATGCGGTGACGCTGAAGTTCAACAACAAAGGGGCGCGCCGCTTCGACAAGCTGACCAAGGCCCATGTGGGCGAGCGCTTCGCCATCATCCTCGAAGGGGTAGTGCAATCGGCGCCGGTGATCCGCGAGCGGATCTCCGGCGGCACCGCCCAGATCACCGGCAACTTCACGCCGCAGGAGGCGCGTGATCTGGCCATCGTGCTGCGCGCAGGCGCCCTGCCGGCGCCGGTGAAGGTGGTCGAGGAGCGCTCCATCGGGCCGAGCCTGGGGCAGGACTCGGTCGAACAGGGGGCCGAATCGATCGTGATCGGCGCGCTGCTGGTGCTGCTCTTCATGGCGGTCTACTACCGCGCCTTCGGCCTGATCGCCAATGTGGCCCTGCTGTTCAACATGCTGCTGATCGTGGCCGCGATGAGCATGATCGGCGCCACGCTGACCCTGCCGGGCATGGCCGGCATCGTGCTGACCATCGGTATGGCGGTCGATGCCAACGTGCTGATCTTCGAGCGCATCCGCGAGGAACTCCATCTGGGCAAGACGCCGCTGGCGGCGATCGACGGCGGCTACGACAAGGCCTTCTCGACCATCGTCGACGCCAACATCACCACCCTGATCGCGGCCATCGTGCTGTTCCAGTTCGGCAGCGGCCCGGTCAAGGGGTTCGCCGTCACCCTCTCGGTCGGCATCCTCGCCTCGATGTTCACCGCCATCACCGTCACTCGAGCGATCGTCGCGCTGACCGTCACCCGCGGCGGCCGGCGGCCGGCCCGGCTGAGCATCTGA